One Clavibacter zhangzhiyongii genomic region harbors:
- a CDS encoding alpha/beta hydrolase: MTRPVRGRRTSRRRVGALGAALLAAAVALTGCVPFPTPAPRSATSSPAAEEVAPDLARYYEQVLGWSPCEDGAQCATATAPLDWSAPDPATDIQLALVRHTARGSGGPQGSLFVNPGGPGASGVDFVKASVDAAVSRDLQDAYDIVGWDPRGVGASTAVDCVDDAQLDSFLYGQTEAAPGTPEHDQELLRASKSFADSCAARSGPLLQFIDTQSTVHDLDMLRALVGDPELNYLGYSYGTSIGAHYAQDFPDHVGRMVLDGALDPSSSSFDVVRAQTAGFRTSFEAYMAACLAGRDCPFRGSVDDGVGMVATLLERLDASPLRARDGRELDGQVMHSAIDAALYSEQQWPALTTAFAEALRGESQTAFALADSYFGRSPDGTYQGNYYEAFLAIQCVDYPVERDPQVLTREAAELREAGGPLSDDDTTLDGEVDPLCGNWPYSARDVPAPVSAEGAAPIVVVGTTGDPATPYTWAESLAEQLSSGVLLTYDGEGHIAYDERDPCVVGAVDGYLLRGDPPASGTTCG; this comes from the coding sequence ATGACGCGCCCGGTCCGCGGCCGGAGGACCAGCCGCCGTCGCGTCGGAGCGCTCGGCGCCGCGCTGCTCGCCGCCGCCGTCGCGCTCACCGGCTGCGTCCCGTTCCCGACGCCGGCGCCGCGCAGCGCCACCTCGAGCCCGGCCGCGGAGGAGGTGGCGCCCGACCTCGCCCGCTACTACGAGCAGGTGCTCGGCTGGTCGCCCTGCGAGGACGGCGCCCAGTGCGCCACCGCGACCGCGCCGCTCGACTGGTCCGCGCCGGATCCGGCCACCGACATCCAGCTCGCGCTCGTGCGGCACACGGCGCGCGGGTCCGGCGGCCCGCAGGGGTCGCTGTTCGTGAACCCCGGCGGTCCCGGGGCATCCGGCGTCGACTTCGTGAAGGCCAGCGTCGACGCCGCCGTGTCGCGCGACCTGCAGGACGCGTACGACATCGTCGGCTGGGATCCCCGCGGGGTCGGCGCCTCGACGGCCGTCGACTGCGTCGACGACGCCCAGCTCGACTCCTTCCTCTACGGCCAGACCGAGGCGGCTCCCGGCACGCCCGAGCACGACCAGGAGCTACTCCGGGCCTCGAAGTCGTTCGCGGACTCGTGCGCGGCGCGCTCCGGCCCGCTGCTGCAGTTCATCGACACGCAGAGCACCGTGCACGACCTCGACATGCTCCGCGCCCTCGTCGGCGACCCGGAGCTGAACTACCTGGGCTACTCGTACGGCACGAGCATCGGCGCGCACTACGCGCAGGACTTCCCTGACCACGTGGGTCGCATGGTGCTCGACGGCGCCCTCGACCCGTCCTCCAGCTCCTTCGATGTCGTGCGCGCCCAGACCGCCGGCTTCCGCACGTCCTTCGAGGCGTACATGGCGGCGTGCCTCGCGGGGCGCGACTGCCCGTTCCGAGGATCCGTCGACGACGGGGTCGGGATGGTCGCGACCCTCCTCGAGCGCCTGGACGCGAGCCCCCTCCGCGCCCGCGACGGCCGCGAGCTCGACGGCCAGGTCATGCACAGCGCGATCGACGCGGCGCTCTACAGCGAGCAGCAGTGGCCCGCGCTCACCACGGCGTTCGCGGAGGCCCTGCGGGGCGAGTCCCAGACGGCGTTCGCGCTGGCGGACTCCTACTTCGGACGCAGTCCCGACGGCACGTACCAGGGCAACTACTACGAGGCCTTCCTCGCGATCCAGTGCGTCGACTACCCGGTGGAGCGGGACCCGCAGGTCCTGACCCGCGAGGCGGCCGAGCTGCGGGAGGCGGGAGGCCCCCTCTCCGACGACGACACGACGCTCGACGGCGAGGTCGACCCGCTGTGCGGGAACTGGCCCTACTCCGCGCGCGACGTGCCCGCACCGGTGTCCGCCGAGGGGGCGGCGCCGATCGTCGTGGTCGGCACCACCGGCGATCCGGCCACGCCGTACACGTGGGCCGAATCGCTCGCGGAGCAGCTCTCCTCGGGCGTCCTGCTCACCTACGACGGGGAGGGGCACATCGCCTACGACGAGCGGGACCCGTGCGTGGTCGGCGCCGTCGACGGGTACCTGCTCCGCGGGGATCCGCCGGCGTCCGGCACCACCTGCGGCTGA
- the dacB gene encoding D-alanyl-D-alanine carboxypeptidase/D-alanyl-D-alanine endopeptidase, which yields MRSEADEPDGARADRRRPRATASTGRRDRRRARALTAGVAVVALLAAGAVGAGALAGRTGSASASVAAAVADPTPTPSPTPTAAPPRPAPADRGTARDLRMCSIASLATDPRLAAFEGQVRDAATGRVLFDRAGSTPERTASVMKVITSAAALSALGPDHRIATTVVRGAEPGTVVLVGGGDPTLSRLTSGSSVYPGAPRLSDLAQQVRTAWAADPATAGTPITRIVLDTSLFSGETWAPSWAATERKAGYSSFMTPLQLDADRADPGAVVSARSEDPLARVGSTFRSMLGGSAEVTQGTAPGGAAVLGKVESQPVSSLVQTALINSDNVLAESLARLVSIKVGAGNTQQSLAAGIPKALQAYGLDTSALTIVDGQGLSPDNRVPPSLLAQLMIQVDQRQQALGYLHDGLPVAGRTGTLAGRFTGDSAVARGHVVAKTGWIDTGYTLAGIIDAADGAKLTFAFYAIGNVTGDAKIALDALAAGAYRCGADLGDE from the coding sequence ATGCGATCCGAAGCCGACGAGCCCGACGGCGCGCGCGCGGATCGCCGCCGGCCGCGTGCAACCGCGTCCACCGGGCGCCGCGACCGCCGACGGGCCCGCGCCCTCACGGCCGGCGTGGCCGTCGTCGCCCTCCTCGCGGCGGGTGCCGTCGGTGCCGGCGCCCTGGCGGGCCGCACGGGCAGCGCCTCCGCGAGCGTCGCCGCCGCCGTCGCGGATCCCACCCCGACGCCGAGCCCCACCCCCACGGCGGCCCCGCCGCGTCCCGCGCCGGCCGACCGGGGCACGGCACGCGATCTCCGCATGTGCTCCATCGCCTCGCTCGCGACCGACCCGCGCCTGGCCGCCTTCGAGGGCCAGGTCCGCGACGCCGCCACCGGCCGCGTGCTGTTCGACCGCGCCGGCAGCACGCCCGAGCGCACGGCCAGCGTCATGAAGGTCATCACCTCGGCCGCGGCGCTGTCGGCCCTCGGGCCCGACCACCGCATCGCCACCACCGTCGTCCGCGGGGCCGAGCCCGGCACGGTGGTGCTCGTCGGCGGCGGCGACCCGACCCTGTCGCGCCTCACCTCCGGGAGCTCCGTCTACCCGGGCGCACCCCGCCTCAGCGACCTCGCGCAGCAGGTGCGCACGGCGTGGGCGGCGGATCCGGCCACCGCGGGCACGCCCATCACGCGCATCGTCCTCGACACGTCGCTGTTCTCCGGCGAGACGTGGGCGCCGTCGTGGGCGGCGACCGAGCGGAAGGCGGGGTACTCGAGCTTCATGACGCCCCTCCAGCTCGACGCCGACCGCGCGGATCCCGGCGCCGTCGTGTCCGCACGCAGCGAGGATCCGCTGGCGCGCGTCGGCAGCACGTTCCGCTCGATGCTGGGCGGCTCTGCCGAGGTGACGCAGGGCACAGCCCCTGGCGGCGCCGCGGTGCTGGGCAAGGTGGAGTCGCAGCCGGTGTCGTCGCTCGTCCAGACCGCGCTCATCAACTCGGACAACGTGCTGGCCGAGTCGCTCGCGCGGCTCGTGAGCATCAAGGTCGGCGCGGGGAACACGCAGCAGTCGCTCGCCGCGGGCATCCCGAAGGCGCTCCAGGCGTACGGCCTCGACACGTCGGCCCTCACGATCGTCGACGGCCAGGGCCTCAGCCCCGACAACCGGGTGCCCCCGTCGCTGCTCGCGCAGCTCATGATCCAGGTCGACCAGCGGCAGCAGGCCCTCGGGTACCTGCACGACGGCCTCCCCGTCGCCGGGCGCACGGGGACGCTCGCCGGGCGCTTCACCGGCGACAGCGCGGTCGCGCGCGGCCACGTCGTCGCCAAGACCGGCTGGATCGACACGGGCTACACGCTCGCGGGCATCATCGACGCGGCGGACGGCGCGAAGCTCACCTTCGCGTTCTACGCCATCGGGAACGTGACGGGGGACGCCAAGATCGCCCTCGACGCGCTCGCCGCCGGGGCCTACCGCTGCGGCGCGGACCTGGGGGACGAGTGA
- a CDS encoding isochorismatase family protein yields the protein MSRALFIIDVQNDFTEGGALGVAGGGDVARGITRLLAAEPYRYDHVLASRDWHEPTGDNGGHFAAAGVTPDFSTTWPPHCVQGTPGAEYHPDLDVTAVDFHLRKGQGAPAYSIFEGTTEDGVPLSDLLVLHGIADVDVVGIATDYCVLASALDAVHQGLRVRVLADLVAGVAPATSTAALDRLRDAGAEIVEGPAV from the coding sequence ATGAGCCGTGCCCTGTTCATCATCGACGTGCAGAACGACTTCACGGAGGGCGGCGCGCTCGGCGTCGCGGGCGGCGGCGACGTCGCGCGCGGGATCACCCGGCTCCTCGCCGCGGAGCCCTACCGCTACGACCACGTGCTCGCCTCGCGCGACTGGCACGAGCCCACGGGCGACAACGGCGGGCACTTCGCCGCAGCCGGCGTCACGCCCGACTTCTCGACCACGTGGCCGCCGCACTGCGTGCAGGGCACGCCGGGCGCCGAGTACCACCCCGACCTCGACGTGACCGCGGTCGACTTCCACCTCCGCAAGGGCCAGGGCGCGCCCGCCTACTCGATCTTCGAGGGCACCACCGAGGACGGCGTGCCGCTGTCCGACCTGCTGGTGCTCCACGGGATCGCCGACGTCGACGTGGTGGGCATCGCGACCGACTACTGCGTGCTCGCCTCGGCGCTCGACGCCGTGCACCAGGGCCTGCGCGTGCGCGTGCTCGCCGACCTCGTCGCGGGCGTCGCGCCGGCGACGAGCACGGCGGCGCTCGACCGCCTGCGGGACGCGGGCGCGGAGATCGTCGAGGGCCCCGCGGTCTGA
- a CDS encoding NAD-dependent succinate-semialdehyde dehydrogenase produces the protein MSASTETDLLSGTPTTLLIGGERVDADGGATFEVRDPSTDEVIARVADARPADGMRALDAAVDAAADWAATAPRVRGEILRRAFDLLQERKDEFALLMTLEMGKPLAESLGEVTYGGEFLRWFSEEAVRITGRYGVNPEGTGRMIVSQHPVGPVLLITPWNFPLAMATRKVAPALAAGCTVVIKPADLTPLTTLRFAELLAEAGLPAGVLNVIPTTDAAGVTGPLIADPRLRKLSFTGSTPVGRRLGAQAAENVLRVSLELGGNAPFVVFADADLDRAVDGAMAAKFRNVGQACTAANRFIVQASIADAFAGRLQERIDAMRIGRGTEEGVAVGPLIDGRAVDKADRLVRDAVERGADVRAGGEPRGGAGHFYPPTLLTGVVEGSDILREEIFGPVVAIVPFDDEDDAVRLANDTEYGLVSYVFTRDLARGQRMIERLETGMTGLNMGVISNAAAPFGGVKQSGLGREGGLEGIHEYLNTKYTLTPDPFAA, from the coding sequence ATGAGCGCATCCACCGAGACCGACCTCCTGTCGGGCACCCCCACCACCCTGCTCATCGGCGGGGAGCGCGTCGACGCCGACGGCGGCGCGACGTTCGAGGTCCGGGATCCGTCGACCGACGAGGTGATCGCACGCGTCGCCGACGCGCGGCCGGCGGACGGCATGCGGGCCCTGGACGCGGCCGTCGACGCCGCCGCGGACTGGGCGGCGACCGCGCCGCGGGTGCGGGGCGAGATCCTCCGTCGGGCCTTCGACCTGCTCCAGGAGCGCAAGGACGAGTTCGCGCTCCTCATGACGCTCGAGATGGGCAAGCCGCTCGCCGAGTCGCTGGGCGAGGTCACGTACGGCGGGGAGTTCCTCCGCTGGTTCTCCGAGGAGGCCGTGCGGATCACCGGCCGCTACGGCGTGAACCCCGAGGGCACCGGCCGCATGATCGTGTCGCAGCACCCCGTAGGCCCGGTCCTCCTCATCACCCCGTGGAACTTCCCGCTCGCGATGGCGACCCGCAAGGTCGCGCCGGCGCTCGCCGCGGGCTGCACCGTGGTCATCAAGCCGGCCGACCTCACGCCGCTCACCACCCTGCGCTTCGCCGAGCTGCTCGCCGAGGCGGGGCTGCCCGCGGGCGTGCTCAACGTGATCCCCACCACCGACGCCGCGGGCGTCACCGGCCCGCTCATCGCCGACCCGCGGCTGCGCAAGCTGAGCTTCACCGGGTCCACGCCCGTCGGCCGCCGGCTCGGGGCGCAGGCGGCCGAGAACGTCCTCCGCGTCTCGCTCGAGCTCGGCGGCAACGCGCCCTTCGTCGTGTTCGCGGACGCGGACCTCGACCGCGCGGTCGACGGCGCGATGGCGGCCAAGTTCCGCAACGTCGGGCAGGCGTGCACGGCCGCGAACCGCTTCATCGTGCAGGCCTCGATCGCCGACGCGTTCGCCGGCCGGCTGCAGGAGCGCATCGACGCGATGCGCATCGGCCGCGGCACCGAGGAGGGCGTCGCCGTCGGCCCGCTCATCGACGGGCGGGCGGTCGACAAGGCCGACCGGCTCGTGCGCGACGCGGTCGAGCGCGGAGCCGACGTGCGCGCGGGCGGCGAGCCCCGCGGCGGCGCCGGCCACTTCTACCCGCCGACGCTGCTCACGGGCGTGGTGGAGGGCAGCGACATCCTGCGCGAGGAGATCTTCGGCCCTGTCGTCGCGATCGTGCCGTTCGACGACGAGGACGACGCCGTGCGCCTCGCCAACGACACCGAGTACGGCCTCGTCTCCTACGTCTTCACGCGGGACCTGGCGCGCGGCCAGCGGATGATCGAGCGCCTCGAGACGGGCATGACCGGCCTCAACATGGGCGTCATCTCCAACGCGGCGGCGCCGTTCGGCGGCGTGAAGCAGTCCGGGCTCGGCCGCGAGGGCGGGCTCGAGGGCATCCACGAGTACCTGAACACGAAGTACACGCTCACGCCCGACCCGTTCGCCGCCTAG
- a CDS encoding TrmH family RNA methyltransferase has translation MAHVVPVEDLADPRLADYSHRTDVALRKAEGAGHGIYLAESALVLERALRAGHAPRSVLALGGTVEEALALVGDRDVPVFTGPGELLAELTGYVLHRGVVASLDRPPLPSVASLLRDARRVVVLEDVVDPTNVGAIFRSVGAIGADAVLVTPRCTDPFYRRAIRVSMGTVLQVPWTRTGEWPETRQALADAGFHVAALALTSDAVSLRDFPASAHDRLAIVLGSEGPGLSEEAIRSADTVVRIPMAHGIDSLNVAAASAVALYALTAPAASA, from the coding sequence GTGGCGCACGTCGTCCCGGTCGAGGACCTCGCGGATCCGCGGCTCGCCGACTACAGCCACCGCACCGACGTGGCGCTCCGCAAGGCCGAGGGCGCGGGCCACGGGATCTACCTGGCCGAGTCGGCGCTCGTGCTCGAGCGGGCGCTGCGGGCCGGGCACGCGCCGCGGTCCGTCCTCGCGCTCGGCGGCACCGTGGAGGAGGCGCTCGCGCTCGTCGGCGACCGGGACGTGCCCGTGTTCACCGGCCCGGGGGAGCTGCTCGCGGAGCTCACTGGGTACGTGCTGCACCGGGGTGTGGTCGCGTCGCTCGACCGGCCGCCGCTGCCGTCGGTCGCGTCGCTCCTCCGGGACGCGCGGCGGGTGGTCGTGCTCGAGGACGTCGTGGATCCCACGAACGTCGGCGCGATCTTCCGCTCGGTCGGCGCCATCGGGGCCGACGCGGTGCTCGTCACGCCGCGCTGCACCGATCCGTTCTACCGCCGCGCCATCCGCGTGAGCATGGGCACCGTGCTGCAGGTGCCGTGGACGCGCACGGGGGAGTGGCCGGAGACGCGCCAGGCCCTCGCGGACGCCGGCTTCCACGTGGCGGCGCTCGCGCTCACGTCCGACGCCGTGTCCCTCCGCGACTTCCCGGCGTCCGCGCACGACCGCCTGGCCATCGTGCTCGGCTCCGAGGGGCCCGGGCTCTCGGAGGAGGCGATCCGGTCCGCGGACACGGTCGTGCGGATCCCCATGGCGCACGGGATCGACTCGCTCAACGTGGCCGCGGCCAGCGCGGTCGCGCTCTACGCCCTCACGGCGCCGGCGGCCAGCGCCTAG
- a CDS encoding DUF2834 domain-containing protein — MPARPARRRPTRLAVVYLVLAAAGLVLTWSANIRVMTEGRDFLADLGAGGPAVSSLSWDLLIAAVASVTFIIAEGRRLRMRRVWVYVLLTPLVAFAVALPLFLAAREMHLAAAGRAETTQRA; from the coding sequence ATGCCCGCACGACCCGCACGCCGCCGCCCCACGCGCCTCGCCGTCGTCTACCTCGTGCTCGCGGCCGCCGGCCTCGTGCTCACCTGGTCGGCGAACATCCGCGTCATGACGGAAGGGCGCGACTTCCTCGCCGACCTCGGCGCCGGCGGCCCGGCGGTCTCATCGCTCTCCTGGGACCTGCTGATCGCGGCGGTCGCGAGCGTCACCTTCATCATCGCGGAGGGGCGGCGGCTCCGGATGCGGCGGGTGTGGGTCTACGTGCTGCTCACGCCGCTCGTGGCGTTCGCCGTCGCGCTGCCGCTGTTCCTCGCGGCGCGGGAGATGCACCTGGCCGCGGCGGGGCGCGCGGAGACGACGCAGCGCGCCTGA
- a CDS encoding ABC transporter ATP-binding protein — MSTARPESPAGQAEGAAPGAAATAAATAAASVADPAAAPRSRNPFARRDSADDGPRARFSELLPYILEQRGLMAFVVVLSVLGAAASLGQPLLVQRVVGVVQEGGALGALVWALVGLVVVSGVLSGYQHYLLQRMGEGIVLSSRRTLVRRILRLPISEFDTRRTGDLVSRVGSDTTLLRAVLTQGLVEAIGGAVTFLGAIIAMFIIDPVLLGLTVLVVAVSVVAVVGLSGRIRIASQRAQRKVGDLAASVERAIGAIRTVRASNATDREIRTIEQDAEGAWEMGIKVAKASAVVVPIAGIALQASFLVVVGVGGFRVASGAIAVGDLVAFILFLFLMIMPLGQAFGAVTAVNQALGALGRIQEIVKLPGETDGDADLAGRIRDDAPAATDFTDAPAVELVDVRFAYPAAALAEAAGEDAGAVDPTPVADEAPGADRTGGGVLQGVSFRAERGTRIALVGPSGAGKSTILALIERFYDPTSGVVRVGGRDIRTLDREDLRRQIGYVEQDAPVLAGTLRENLTLTAFDASDEDCIQVLHAVNLTEVLARNELGLDAPVGEDGIMLSGGERQRLAIARTLLSAPPILLLDESTSSLDGLNEQLLRKAIDAVAEHRTLIVIAHRLSTVVDSDLIVVVEKGRVVGTGTHAELVVSTPLYRDLAKHQLLV; from the coding sequence ATGAGCACCGCCCGCCCCGAGTCCCCCGCCGGTCAGGCCGAGGGCGCCGCTCCGGGAGCCGCCGCGACCGCCGCCGCGACCGCCGCCGCCTCCGTCGCCGACCCGGCTGCCGCCCCGCGCTCCCGCAACCCGTTCGCGCGCCGCGACTCCGCCGACGACGGGCCCCGCGCGCGCTTCTCGGAGCTGCTGCCGTACATCCTCGAGCAGCGCGGGCTCATGGCCTTCGTCGTGGTGCTCAGCGTGCTGGGGGCGGCCGCGAGCCTCGGCCAGCCGCTGCTCGTGCAGCGCGTGGTGGGCGTCGTGCAGGAGGGCGGCGCGCTCGGAGCGCTCGTGTGGGCGCTGGTGGGCCTCGTCGTGGTCTCGGGCGTCCTCTCCGGCTACCAGCACTACCTGCTGCAGCGGATGGGCGAGGGCATCGTCCTCTCGTCGCGCCGCACCCTCGTGCGCCGGATCCTCCGCCTGCCCATCTCCGAGTTCGACACGCGCCGCACGGGCGACCTCGTCTCCCGCGTCGGCTCCGACACCACGCTCCTCCGCGCCGTGCTCACGCAGGGCCTCGTCGAGGCGATCGGCGGCGCGGTCACGTTCCTCGGCGCCATCATCGCGATGTTCATCATCGACCCCGTGCTCCTCGGCCTCACCGTGCTGGTCGTGGCCGTCTCGGTCGTGGCCGTCGTGGGGCTCTCCGGGCGGATCCGCATCGCCAGCCAGCGCGCGCAGCGGAAGGTCGGCGACCTGGCCGCGAGCGTCGAGCGGGCCATCGGCGCGATCCGCACCGTCCGCGCCAGCAACGCCACCGACCGCGAGATCCGCACCATCGAGCAGGACGCCGAGGGCGCGTGGGAGATGGGCATCAAGGTCGCGAAGGCGTCGGCCGTGGTCGTGCCGATCGCGGGCATCGCCCTGCAGGCGTCGTTCCTCGTGGTGGTCGGCGTGGGCGGGTTCCGCGTCGCGTCCGGCGCCATCGCGGTGGGCGACCTCGTCGCGTTCATCCTGTTCCTGTTCCTCATGATCATGCCGCTCGGCCAGGCCTTCGGCGCCGTGACCGCGGTCAACCAGGCGCTCGGCGCGCTCGGCCGGATCCAGGAGATCGTCAAGCTGCCCGGCGAGACCGACGGCGACGCCGACCTCGCCGGCCGGATCCGCGACGACGCGCCCGCCGCGACCGACTTCACGGACGCGCCCGCGGTGGAGCTCGTGGACGTGCGGTTCGCGTACCCGGCGGCGGCGCTGGCGGAGGCGGCGGGCGAGGACGCCGGGGCCGTGGACCCGACCCCCGTCGCCGACGAGGCCCCCGGCGCCGACCGCACGGGCGGCGGCGTCCTCCAGGGCGTCAGCTTCCGCGCCGAGCGGGGCACCCGCATCGCGCTCGTCGGTCCCTCGGGCGCCGGCAAGAGCACGATCCTCGCCCTCATCGAGCGCTTCTACGACCCGACCTCCGGCGTCGTGCGCGTCGGCGGGCGGGACATCCGCACGCTCGACCGTGAGGACCTCCGCCGCCAGATCGGCTACGTCGAGCAGGACGCCCCCGTCCTCGCCGGCACGCTCCGCGAGAACCTCACCCTCACCGCGTTCGACGCGTCCGACGAGGACTGCATCCAGGTGCTGCACGCCGTGAACCTCACCGAGGTGCTCGCGCGCAACGAGCTCGGCCTCGACGCGCCCGTCGGCGAGGACGGGATCATGCTCTCCGGCGGCGAGCGCCAGCGCCTCGCCATCGCCCGAACGCTGCTCTCCGCGCCGCCGATCCTGCTGCTCGACGAGTCGACCTCCAGCCTCGACGGCCTCAACGAGCAGCTCCTCCGCAAGGCGATCGACGCGGTCGCCGAGCACCGCACCCTCATCGTGATCGCGCACCGCCTCTCGACCGTCGTCGACAGCGACCTCATCGTCGTCGTCGAGAAGGGCCGCGTGGTCGGGACGGGCACGCATGCGGAGCTCGTCGTCTCGACGCCGCTGTACCGCGACCTGGCCAAGCACCAGCTGCTGGTGTAG
- a CDS encoding ABC transporter ATP-binding protein, with protein MPTPVITADRLVKKYGDHVAVDGLSFEVAPGESFGLLGPNGAGKSTTMRMIGAVSSRTGGSLDILGLDPDTHGPEIRSQLGVVPQADNLDLELKARDNLIVYGRYFGLPRKQVAARADELLEFAQLSDRAGAKVDDLSGGMKRRLTIARALISDPRILLLDEPTTGLDPQARHILWDRLFRLKEQGTTLVLTTHYMDEAEQLCDRIVVVDEGRIMAEGSPASLIRDHSSREVLEVRFGSDRNESASREIAGYGDRVEVLPDRVLVYASDGEAVLSRILEQGLKPITTLVRRSSLEDVFLRLTGRSLVE; from the coding sequence GTGCCCACCCCCGTCATCACCGCCGACCGCCTCGTGAAGAAGTACGGCGACCACGTCGCCGTCGACGGCCTCTCCTTCGAGGTCGCGCCCGGGGAGTCCTTCGGGCTGCTCGGCCCGAACGGCGCCGGCAAGTCCACGACCATGCGCATGATCGGCGCGGTCTCCTCGCGCACGGGCGGCTCCCTCGACATCCTCGGGCTCGACCCCGACACGCACGGCCCGGAGATCCGCTCGCAGCTGGGCGTCGTGCCGCAGGCCGACAACCTCGATCTCGAGCTCAAGGCGCGCGACAACCTCATCGTGTACGGCCGCTACTTCGGCCTGCCGCGCAAGCAGGTCGCGGCGCGCGCCGACGAGCTGCTCGAGTTCGCGCAGCTGAGCGACCGGGCGGGCGCCAAGGTCGACGACCTCTCGGGCGGCATGAAGCGGCGCCTCACGATCGCGCGCGCCCTCATCAGCGACCCGCGGATCCTGCTGCTCGACGAGCCGACGACGGGCCTCGACCCGCAGGCCCGCCACATCCTCTGGGACCGCCTCTTCCGCCTCAAGGAGCAGGGCACGACGCTCGTGCTCACCACGCACTACATGGACGAGGCCGAGCAGCTGTGCGACCGGATCGTCGTGGTCGACGAGGGCCGCATCATGGCGGAGGGCTCGCCCGCGTCCCTCATCCGAGACCACTCGAGCCGCGAGGTGCTCGAGGTGCGCTTCGGCTCCGACCGCAACGAGTCCGCGTCACGCGAGATCGCCGGGTACGGCGACCGCGTGGAGGTGCTGCCCGACCGCGTGCTCGTCTACGCGTCCGACGGCGAGGCCGTGCTCAGCCGGATCCTCGAGCAGGGCCTGAAGCCGATCACGACGCTGGTGCGCCGCTCGAGCCTCGAGGACGTCTTCCTCCGCCTCACGGGACGGAGCCTGGTCGAGTGA
- a CDS encoding ABC transporter permease, protein MSVVDRSAAAGGAAADGPRDGADARARALAGGVRPRRFGGWYAAEHRLLGIRAYLGTALATGLASPYVYLYALGVGLATVVDQGTGAKQALGVSFLVFVAPALLATSAMTVASEEFSYPIFGGFKWNPVFQAMNASPLTPAQIVDGQVIGVAIRMAPTCIAYFGFMLLFGAVPLGTGFLAIGAAVLTGMAIGVMLMAYVATLTQDTGQIAMVMRFVITPLSLFSGTFFPLTQFPVWLQWIGWISPLWHGTELGRVATYGMEEPLWLTVAHVAYLLLWLAAGWTLARRVATRRLRA, encoded by the coding sequence GTGAGCGTCGTCGACCGCAGCGCGGCCGCCGGGGGAGCGGCCGCTGACGGGCCCCGCGACGGCGCCGACGCCCGCGCCCGGGCCCTCGCCGGCGGTGTCCGCCCGCGCCGCTTCGGCGGCTGGTACGCCGCCGAGCACCGGCTCCTCGGGATCCGCGCCTACCTCGGCACCGCGCTCGCCACCGGCCTCGCGAGCCCCTACGTCTACCTCTACGCGCTCGGCGTCGGGCTCGCCACGGTCGTCGACCAGGGCACGGGCGCGAAGCAGGCCCTCGGCGTGAGCTTCCTGGTCTTCGTGGCGCCCGCGCTCCTCGCCACCAGCGCCATGACGGTCGCGAGCGAGGAGTTCAGCTACCCGATCTTCGGGGGGTTCAAGTGGAACCCCGTGTTCCAGGCGATGAACGCGTCGCCGCTCACGCCGGCGCAGATCGTCGACGGCCAGGTCATCGGCGTCGCGATCCGCATGGCGCCCACCTGCATCGCCTACTTCGGCTTCATGCTCCTGTTCGGCGCGGTGCCGCTCGGCACGGGCTTCCTCGCGATCGGCGCCGCCGTGCTCACGGGCATGGCGATCGGCGTGATGCTCATGGCCTACGTCGCCACCCTCACGCAGGACACCGGCCAGATCGCGATGGTGATGCGCTTCGTCATCACCCCGCTCTCGCTGTTCTCGGGCACGTTCTTCCCGCTCACGCAGTTCCCCGTCTGGCTGCAGTGGATCGGCTGGATCTCGCCGCTCTGGCACGGCACCGAGCTCGGTCGGGTCGCCACCTACGGCATGGAGGAGCCGCTCTGGCTCACCGTCGCGCACGTCGCGTACCTGCTGCTGTGGCTCGCGGCGGGCTGGACGCTGGCCCGCCGCGTCGCGACGAGGAGGCTGCGCGCATGA